Proteins from one Bifidobacterium sp. ESL0732 genomic window:
- a CDS encoding ROK family transcriptional regulator — MPDFPDDPIRATDPQSVVSERNRSRTLWHLYHYGISSRAQIAKALGLTPAAITKITARLIDAGIVAETGDMKGSKRRRSIGLKIDSERFHFIGVKFARSLVQIGVFDLKGKRLSLADMPRVSDNTVDAAIAATHKTINSLLASDPDIVAIGMAVPGPYLHGTGYAALVSSMPHWRNINFQKEFGQDCPVPVFIEQDARAGALAQRLFGGLDDAGSLAYFLLGEGVGLGVIENGRLIYGNLGASTELGHVSIDAVNGKKCECGNVGCLERYCSAGAIHEQIDRISIIQNSANLTHIEACRGLFSLAERENGDDAQTAKARSLVADIGRYVGYGCVIICNAFNPRRIVLGDIGALGGQQLLDAAQAVVDERVIPEIAQSTEITFSSLPTDAAVLGAAATAITQFLDRPSYFVLPTHQEMRNSPNRNKPASNEAT; from the coding sequence ATGCCCGACTTTCCCGACGACCCCATCCGTGCCACCGACCCACAATCCGTCGTTTCGGAACGCAATCGCTCGAGGACCTTATGGCACCTCTACCATTACGGTATCTCTTCGCGAGCGCAAATCGCCAAAGCGCTGGGGCTGACGCCCGCTGCCATCACGAAAATCACCGCACGTCTGATCGACGCCGGGATTGTCGCCGAAACCGGTGATATGAAAGGCAGCAAGCGCCGCCGGTCCATTGGACTCAAAATCGATAGCGAACGTTTCCACTTCATCGGCGTCAAATTCGCGCGCAGCTTGGTGCAAATCGGTGTCTTTGACCTGAAAGGCAAGCGCCTGAGCCTCGCTGACATGCCGCGTGTCAGCGACAACACCGTCGATGCCGCCATCGCCGCCACGCATAAAACCATCAACTCCCTGCTGGCAAGCGACCCCGATATCGTCGCCATCGGCATGGCGGTGCCCGGCCCCTATTTGCACGGCACCGGCTACGCCGCACTCGTCTCCAGTATGCCGCACTGGCGCAATATCAACTTCCAGAAGGAATTCGGGCAAGACTGCCCCGTCCCCGTTTTTATCGAACAAGATGCACGAGCCGGCGCCCTTGCCCAACGGCTTTTCGGTGGACTTGATGACGCCGGAAGCCTCGCCTATTTCCTGCTCGGCGAAGGCGTCGGTCTCGGGGTCATCGAAAACGGCAGACTTATCTACGGCAATCTCGGGGCATCCACCGAACTCGGTCATGTCTCCATCGATGCCGTGAACGGCAAGAAATGCGAGTGTGGCAATGTCGGATGCCTTGAACGCTATTGCTCCGCAGGCGCGATTCACGAGCAAATCGACAGAATCAGCATCATCCAAAACTCTGCCAACCTGACGCATATCGAAGCGTGTCGGGGATTGTTCTCGCTTGCCGAGAGGGAAAATGGGGATGACGCCCAAACCGCAAAGGCCCGAAGTTTGGTCGCCGATATCGGTCGTTACGTGGGCTACGGATGCGTCATCATCTGCAACGCCTTCAACCCCCGGCGTATCGTCCTGGGCGACATCGGGGCACTCGGCGGCCAACAGCTTCTCGATGCTGCACAGGCTGTGGTCGATGAACGGGTGATTCCCGAAATCGCGCAATCCACCGAAATTACTTTCTCCAGCCTACCTACCGACGCGGCAGTGCTTGGTGCCGCCGCCACTGCCATTACACAGTTTTTGGATCGTCCTTCCTATTTCGTACTTCCCACCCACCAGGAAATGCGGAATAGTCCAAACCGCAATAAGCCCGCTTCCAACGAGGCTACTTAG
- a CDS encoding carbohydrate kinase, giving the protein MTKPIVVSLGELLWDMLPTGKRAGGAPVNFAYHATMNGAEGHAISAVGEDPLGDELVEAIKKSGVESIVQRNAWPTSTAEVALKNGIPEFTIIKGVAWDHILYTRELINMVQKADAICYGTLALRSQESHDTIVELLKHAKPTAMKFFDINIRGDHYSKDLINELLGYATVFKINDAELLLLRDMFNIRGTSDEEACNWFMEKYNLNYVILTGGSTFSTIIAKDGESSTLDTPRVDVVDTVGAGDSFSGTFTSKVLTGSSLQEAHHAAVNTAAFVCTQNGAWPKYPETIPDYLGETEK; this is encoded by the coding sequence ATGACCAAGCCAATCGTTGTCTCTCTAGGAGAACTGCTCTGGGACATGCTCCCAACCGGCAAGCGCGCAGGTGGCGCTCCCGTCAATTTCGCTTATCACGCCACGATGAACGGCGCGGAAGGCCACGCCATCAGCGCCGTCGGCGAAGACCCACTGGGCGATGAGCTCGTCGAAGCCATCAAGAAGTCGGGCGTTGAATCCATCGTGCAGCGCAACGCCTGGCCCACCTCCACAGCCGAAGTGGCGCTTAAAAACGGCATCCCCGAGTTCACCATTATCAAGGGCGTCGCCTGGGACCACATTCTTTACACACGTGAGCTCATCAACATGGTGCAGAAGGCCGACGCCATCTGCTACGGCACCCTGGCGCTACGTTCGCAGGAATCCCACGACACCATCGTCGAGCTGTTGAAGCACGCCAAACCCACGGCCATGAAGTTCTTCGACATCAACATCCGCGGCGACCACTATTCCAAGGATCTGATCAATGAACTCCTTGGTTACGCCACCGTCTTCAAGATCAACGACGCTGAGCTGCTATTGCTTCGTGATATGTTCAACATCCGCGGCACCTCCGACGAGGAGGCCTGCAACTGGTTCATGGAGAAATACAATCTGAACTACGTCATCCTGACCGGTGGCTCGACCTTCAGCACCATCATCGCGAAGGACGGGGAATCCTCGACGCTGGATACCCCGCGCGTCGACGTGGTCGACACCGTGGGCGCCGGCGACTCCTTCTCCGGAACCTTCACCTCCAAAGTCCTCACCGGCTCTTCACTGCAGGAGGCCCACCACGCCGCCGTCAACACCGCCGCCTTCGTCTGCACGCAGAACGGCGCCTGGCCCAAGTACCCGGAAACCATTCCGGATTATCTGGGCGAAACTGAGAAATGA
- the nagA gene encoding N-acetylglucosamine-6-phosphate deacetylase, translating to MSNEDREQTVGKVTKAVEGEPTRWLVVQNARKIDARGIEHGFWIIARDGVIAATGNGEMSMISACRGFGIADERPDKVAEDTAGNQDNAYSSEIAPLMLKGDVAEVNAQGKNLTPGYIDIHAHGSWNRSFDDGLEGIDIARAGHLVHGTTRQVLSLITNPMDVMCSNLKNVKAAMSKRPDVLGAHLEGPFLALSRKGAHDPNCLKDPTDDLVDQLLEAADGSLRQITIAPELPHGLSAIKRFAAAGVVPAVGHCDADYETARRGFEAGAGIMTHIFNAMNGLKHREPGPIPAAVEDPRVTIELINDGFHVQNPVLKMAVKFAPHRIAFVTDAMSATDCPDGAYKLGALDVTVKGGHARLVSNGAIAGSTLLLEHSVERAVNVLGMDPADAVEAATLTPARAFGFDRPNEVTGAPLGLLSPGYAADLLISDPKTWQVEHVWCAGRRIH from the coding sequence ATGTCAAATGAAGACAGGGAGCAAACGGTTGGAAAGGTCACAAAAGCCGTCGAAGGTGAGCCGACCCGTTGGCTTGTGGTACAAAACGCGCGGAAAATCGATGCACGGGGTATTGAACATGGCTTCTGGATCATTGCTCGCGATGGTGTGATTGCGGCGACTGGCAACGGGGAAATGTCTATGATATCAGCCTGTCGCGGATTCGGCATTGCCGATGAGAGACCCGACAAAGTTGCCGAAGATACCGCTGGTAATCAGGATAACGCATATTCGAGCGAAATCGCGCCATTGATGCTGAAAGGCGACGTGGCCGAAGTCAATGCCCAAGGCAAGAACCTTACCCCCGGTTACATTGACATCCATGCTCATGGCTCCTGGAACCGTTCATTCGACGACGGCTTGGAAGGCATCGACATCGCGCGAGCCGGCCATTTGGTGCACGGCACCACCCGTCAGGTGCTTTCGCTGATCACCAATCCGATGGATGTGATGTGCAGCAACCTGAAGAACGTCAAGGCTGCGATGAGCAAACGTCCCGATGTGCTCGGCGCCCACTTGGAGGGGCCGTTCCTTGCGCTTTCCCGCAAGGGCGCGCACGACCCGAACTGCCTGAAAGATCCGACCGACGACTTGGTCGACCAACTGCTCGAAGCGGCCGACGGCTCGCTGCGTCAGATCACCATTGCCCCTGAGCTGCCGCACGGACTGAGCGCCATCAAGCGGTTCGCGGCTGCCGGTGTGGTGCCGGCGGTGGGCCATTGCGATGCCGATTACGAGACGGCCAGGCGAGGTTTCGAGGCGGGTGCCGGCATCATGACCCATATCTTCAACGCGATGAACGGACTGAAACATCGTGAACCGGGTCCGATTCCGGCGGCGGTGGAAGATCCCCGTGTCACCATCGAGCTGATCAACGATGGCTTCCATGTGCAAAACCCGGTCCTGAAGATGGCGGTCAAATTCGCGCCGCATCGTATCGCTTTCGTCACCGATGCGATGTCGGCCACGGATTGCCCGGACGGTGCTTACAAGCTGGGCGCGCTTGACGTCACTGTGAAGGGCGGGCATGCCCGTTTGGTCTCGAACGGTGCCATAGCCGGTTCCACGCTTCTGCTTGAGCACTCGGTCGAGCGTGCGGTCAACGTGCTCGGCATGGATCCTGCTGATGCCGTTGAGGCTGCGACGTTGACGCCGGCCCGAGCATTCGGTTTTGACCGTCCGAACGAGGTTACAGGTGCGCCGCTTGGTCTACTCTCGCCGGGTTATGCCGCCGATCTGCTGATCAGTGATCCCAAGACTTGGCAGGTCGAGCACGTCTGGTGCGCCGGGCGCCGGATTCACTGA
- the nagB gene encoding glucosamine-6-phosphate deaminase — protein sequence MAEIIITKNEDEAGEIYAKCVADLIENKPNAVLGLATGSSPLAAYRHLAAEIKARHLDVSQVRGFALDEYAGLDPAHPQSYRSTITRTVVEPLGLDPAKVRVPNGKLETIKDAGREYDVAIEAAGGVDVQILGIGTDGHIGFNEPGSSLASGTRIKTLAEQTRIDNARFFDGDVSQVPTHCITQGIGTIMKARHLVLLAFGEGKAEAVKETCEGGISAFCPASALQLHPHATIIVDEAAASKLAHKDYYRYAYAHKPVWQQI from the coding sequence ATGGCAGAAATCATCATTACCAAAAACGAGGACGAGGCCGGTGAGATCTACGCTAAGTGCGTCGCCGATCTTATTGAGAACAAGCCCAACGCCGTACTTGGCTTGGCGACAGGTTCCAGCCCGCTCGCGGCTTATCGTCATTTGGCTGCAGAGATCAAGGCGCGTCATCTTGACGTCAGCCAGGTGCGTGGATTCGCGCTTGACGAATACGCCGGTCTTGACCCGGCGCACCCGCAGTCCTACCGCAGCACCATCACCCGCACGGTGGTGGAGCCCTTAGGCCTCGACCCGGCCAAGGTCCGTGTGCCTAATGGCAAGTTGGAGACCATCAAGGACGCGGGGCGCGAATATGATGTGGCAATCGAGGCCGCAGGCGGTGTGGATGTACAGATCCTTGGCATCGGCACCGACGGCCATATCGGATTCAACGAGCCCGGTTCCTCGCTGGCCAGCGGCACCCGCATCAAGACGCTCGCCGAGCAGACCCGCATCGATAATGCCCGCTTCTTCGACGGCGATGTCAGCCAGGTCCCGACCCACTGCATCACGCAAGGAATCGGCACAATCATGAAGGCCCGTCATCTGGTGCTGCTCGCGTTCGGCGAAGGCAAGGCCGAGGCCGTCAAAGAGACCTGCGAGGGCGGTATCAGCGCCTTCTGCCCGGCCTCCGCACTGCAGCTGCACCCGCACGCCACCATCATCGTCGACGAGGCCGCCGCCTCCAAGCTCGCGCACAAGGACTACTATCGCTACGCCTACGCTCACAAGCCGGTGTGGCAACAGATCTGA